A genomic segment from Colletotrichum higginsianum IMI 349063 chromosome 5, whole genome shotgun sequence encodes:
- a CDS encoding developmentally Regulated MAPK Interacting protein produces MFSKTTVAITSLLALAQAIKVTKPAKGDEWDASSSNEITWDTVNTDPKEFEIVVVNQSGFPEVSTTIATVNSADGKYELKDTDLAAGDRYRINFLSTDSQNTGILAQSEQFSLTDDSDDTSSSASASATASASASASASASGSASATGTASGTATGSAASGTSTSAPSSASALKSTFAIFGSVAVAAYMLF; encoded by the exons ATGTTCTCCAAGACCACCGTCGCTATCACCAGCCTTCTGGCTCTCGCCCAGGCCATCAAGGTCACCAAGCccgccaagggcgacgagTGGGATGCCTCCTCGAGCAACGAGATCACTTGGGACACCGTCAACACCGACCCCAAGGAGTTCgagatcgtcgtcgtcaaccaGTCCGGCTTCCCCGAGGTCTCCACGACCATCGCCACGGTCAActccgccgacggcaagtACGAGCTGAAGGAcaccgacctcgccgccggcgaccgCTACCGCATCAACTTCCTGTCCACCGACTCCCAGAACACTGGCATTCTGGCCCAGTCCGAGCAGTTCAGCCTCACCGACG ACTCGGACGACACCTCTTCTTCCGCCTCTGCttccgccaccgcctcggcctcggcctcggccagcgccagcgcctccggctctgcctctgccaccg GTACCGCTTCCGGCACCGCCACTGGCTCCGCTGCCTCCGGTACTTCCACCTCTGCCCCCAGCAGCGCCTCCGCCCTCAAGTCCACCTTCGCCATCTTCggctccgtcgccgtcgccgcctaCATGCTCTTCTAA
- a CDS encoding Tyrosinase, with the protein MSVDAKALKAAQAKGLTVGVIPKSGDKPLRLEIDDFLQDVELANLYFLALEAFMSKKVSQDPFSYYEICGIHGQPWRAWDGVTSADFGPSPGSVDPRSGYCSHGSVVFPTWHRQALYLHAADIASKLKAQAALDRFRIPYFDPFLPRQKLISGDVFTYGLPIIFTLPQIQVRRPENPSRWVPMANPLYQFNFPPDSKGGFDWSMYDRIPAARDHTIRGLNAASQSANHNYVMRAFDNAYNPVSGLSSQAPQSIWHVMFDRQTWTQMSNNWDPRTRDPASAVYNANSLEGFHDDIHTQIATGPRGSSGHMGSPAFAGFDPSFWLHHCNVDRLLAIWQGIHSRDPESIAWWTSLEVPEGNFVEPGRLAETPRTPLVPFRKGLTAASKPIWWTSNDCRNHLDLGYDYPQTAAARRSGDVVRSLTAWANAQLGWLAPRSPRPADENARTQLKRQITQPMPFFPSKVLIDGTTPLSSGQAFIGSMAAPMTAKISAANTTVSVSRRLATRAKAAIKDLSLGRKQKVRADGTTGPGSSRKLTPQQLSQLVLSTALPSKHLDFNNCYGHLGDVISHHKMTQWNVTFSVDKFSLDGSFVIFFFLGDFSPEVATWTTDPHLAGSSGIFASSRAAIDSGACENCSKQEASGLKYMDTVALTPALLTYWDNQEEHYGCRVGDLSPGYVLPFLVRNLHWRVVNIHGDQVPRETIPSLKVMVYSETVTLPHDIAETPQFEGQSVHYEVTNGRPGGISTGDDM; encoded by the exons ATGTCAGTGGATGCGAAAGCACTCAAGGCTGCCCAAGCCAAGGGCCTCACCGTCGGGGTGATTCCCAAGAGCGGCGATAAGCCCCTGAGGCTGGAAATCGACGACTTCCTCCAGGATGTCGAGCTCGCCAACCTCTACTTTCTTGCCCTTGAGGCTTTCATGAGCAAAAAGGTCTCGCAAGACCCCTTTTCGTACTACGAAATCTGCGGCATCCACGGCCAACCGTGGCGTGCGTGGGACGGCGTCACGTCCGCGGATTTCGGTCCGTCCCCGGGCAGCGTTGACCCGCGAAGCGGCTACTGCTCGCACGGTTCTGTGGTCTTTCCAACATGGCACCGG CAAGCATTGTATCTGCATGCGGCCGATATTGCCTCGAAGCTCAAGGCGCAGGCTGCCCTCGATCGGTTCAGGATCCCTTACTTTGACCCCTTTCTTCCCCGCCAAAAGCTCATTTCAGGAGACGTCTTCACCTATGGGCTGCCCATAATATTCACGCTTCCTCAGATCCAGGTCCGTCGGCCGGAGAACCCGTCTCGATGGGTGCCAATGGCAAATCCGCTTTACCAGTTCAACTTCCCTCCGGACAGCAAAGGTGGCTTTGACTGGTCGATGTACGACCGCATTCCCGCCGCCAGAGATCACACTATTCGGGGGCTCAACGCCGCCTCCCAGTCGGCAAACCATAACTATGTGATGCGGGCTTTCGACAACGCGTATAACCCCGTGAGCGGCCTTAGCAGTCAAGCGCCTCAGAGTATTTGGCATGTCATGTTTGACAGGCAGACCTGGACCCAGATGTCTAACAACTGGGACCCCAGAACAAGAGATCCAGCCTCCGCCGTTTACAACGCCAACTCACTTGAGGGTTTCCACGACGACATACACACTCAGATTGCTACCGGTCCTCGGGGCTCCAGCGGCCATATGGGCAGTCCCGCATTCGCAGG TTTCGACCCAAGCTTTTGGCTTCACCACTG CAACGTTGATCGCCTCCTAGCTATCTGGCAAGGCATCCACTCTCGAGATCCAGAATCCATCGCCTGGTGGACGTCGCTCGAGGTCCCCGAGGGCAACTTCGTCGAACCCGGCCGCCTTGCCGAGACTCCTCGGACCCCGCTCGTCCCCTTCCGCAAAGGTCTCACTGCCGCTTCCAAACCCATCTGGTGGACTTCAAACGACTGCCGTAACCACTTGGACCTCGGCTACGATTACCcccagaccgccgccgctcggAGATCCGGAGACGTGGTTCGGTCTCTGACGGCTTGGGCCAATGCCCAACTCGGATGGCTGGCGCCCAGGAGCCCCAGACCAGCTGACGAGAACGCCCGCACGCAGCTGAAGCGCCAGATCACCCAGCCGatgcccttcttcccctccaaAGTCCTAATAGACGGAACGACTCCATTAAGCAGCGGGCAGGCTTTCATCGGATCCATGGCCGCGCCCATGACCGCAAAGATCTCAGCAGCTAACACGACTGTATCTGTATCTAGGCGCCTGGCGACTCGAGCCAAGGCGGCGATCAAGGATCTCTCTCTCGGAAGGAAACAGAAAGTGCGTGCCGATGGGACCACAGGCCCCGGTTCCTCGAGAAAACTCACTCCACAACAACTGTCTCAGCTGGTACTCTCTACTGCGCTTCCGTCCAAGCACCTAGATTTCAACAACTGCTACGGACACCTGGGGGATGTTATTTCACACCATAAGATGACACAATGGAACGTTACTTTCAGCGTCGACAA ATTCTCACTGGACGGTTCTTTTGTaatcttcttcttcctgggAGACTTCAGTCCGGAGGTGGCGACTTGGACCACCGACCCCCATCTCGCCGGCTCCAGCGGAATATTCGCCAGTTCGAGGGCCGCCATCGACTCAGGGGCTTGCGAGAACTGCAGCAAACAAGAAGCCTCTGGACTCAAGTACATGGACACCGTGGCGCTGACCCCTGCACTCTTGACGTACTGGGACAACCAGGAAGAACACTACGGCTGTCGCGTAGGCGATTTAAGCCCCGGCTACGTTTTGCCGTTCCTTGTCCGAAACCTCCATTGGCGTGTCGTGAAT ATCCACGGCGACCAAGTCCCTCGAGAGACTATCCCGTCATTGAAAGTCATGGTCTACTCCGAGACAGTCACTCTGCCTCATGATATTGCAGAGACGCCTCAGTTTGAAGGGCAGAGTGTTCATTATGAGGTCACGAATGGGAGGCCTGGTGGTATAAGCACAGGTGATGACATGTAA
- a CDS encoding SH3 domain-containing protein, whose product MVTVSTHLLNSSSLPVSGFLTSKPARANFLKFGLLYRMRFLIKSHIPARTTSEIRYACLFCIRSGHTVHEGDATVFPSADQLLKHLARHPQPLPAVPGVTVLYGQVDKDHHQIEDYDIHFPSPPAPSPFPKIDTFAQFPVATASKSHVQRWGETLARPDDSTDVLKFFVGAKIVGVEFPEKWGGKWCVGWHDGVRGAFPAKHVEIEGPKQNEISFQATSAVSLTTRWKWDPPDSSRTGWLTFNKGETIKNVGWLYQDHWCWSGTNSKGKFGIFPQSHVNPNSLKEGAISSATKRPQTSGPMRLFSRRRPSSTASSMSGDT is encoded by the exons ATGGTGACTGTAAGTACACACTTGCTCAACTCATCGTCTCTCCCGGTGTCAGGTTTTTTGACCTCAAAGCCAGCGCGTGCAAACTTCCTCAAGTTCGGTTTGCTGTACCGTATGCGGTTCTTGATCAAGTCCCACATCCCCGCTAGGACAACATCGGAAATCCGTTACGCATGCCTCTTTTGTATTCGTTCCGGCCACACGGTCCACGAGGGCGATGCGACTGTCTTCCCGAGTGCCGACCAGCTTCTCAAGCACCTGGCACGTCACCCCCAGCCTCTTCCCGCCGTGCCCGGCGTGACGGTGCTGTACGGCCAGGTCGACAAGGACCACCACCAGATCGAGGACTACGATATCCACTTTCCGTCTCCGCCGGCACCGAGCCCATTCCCCAAAATCGACACCTTTGCCCAGTTCCCCGTCGCCACGGCCTCGAAAAGCCACGTCCAGCGATGGGGCGAGACCCTGGCCCGCCCGGACGACAGCACGGACGTGTTGAAGTTCTTCGTCGGGGCCAAgatcgtcggcgtcgagttcCCTGAGAAATGGGGCGGCAAGTGGTGCGTCGGCTGGCATGACGGCGTGCGAGGCGCGTTCCCGGCGAAACAcgtcgagatcgagggcCCGAAACAGAACGAGATCTCATTCCAGGCCACCAGTGCGGTctcgttgacgacgaggtggaAATGGGACCCCCCGGACAGTTCCAGGACAGGATGGCTCACTTTCAATAAGGGAGAGACGATCAAGAATGTCGGCT GGCTGTATCAAGATCATTGGTGCTGGTCGGGGACCAATAGTAAGGGGAAGTTCGGCATCTTTCCGCAGTCTCACGTCAACCCCAATTCTCTGAAGGAGGGCGCCATATCATCGGCCACGAAGCGGCCACAAACCAGTGGCCCAATGAGACTGTTTAGTAGGAGAAGACCGAGTAGTACAGCATCTTCTATGAGCGGGGATACGTAA
- a CDS encoding Sh3 domain containing protein: MAVDVEELIITPFREVVERGKEAVANAEEAQNDDPEQAKQMMKSAMAITKEGERALKRLQPLWDSQVEKHGDTFKDIIADNDDIAEKRRVLEELLYDFEDFLDLESFDSSKFAEVQTAARSFALDVLDSIKRMKIETKTPTTPVSAFPPLPPLPPLPPLPAQPQKLASQPGQAPPSRSGSQASANFSLFPVVARQQPKRTATRSSHGSSDGATPRRNSSVARSAASDTRSSHVYSSSNQDTTSTTVSAAINGREEYRSSSPDVLGEELNQLRIITSQEPPPHPWTSNWIEEQTSVPRPRRHVRGSIPEDSAVTNHTLSDSTTAARFNKYGLDNSITPQSSVFDPTSPSTTNRTSVNSDSPTQSSSGPSPKLPVSEMRLSSLAAIHFGPTVSMGLQPQGHFSDGLMLADEQAVSETSTQRHRSISTLAKEEDCSIGPKSSFHQLKGFCEGAQSFRRGGYWNGLKQAMAYVSNNSSPVSVVRRGILA; encoded by the exons ATGGCTGTCGACGTCGAAGAGCTTATCATAACGCCGTTTCGTGAGGTGGtggagaggggaaaggaggCCGTGGCGAATGCCGAAGAAGCGCAGAACGACGACCCGGAGCAGGCCAAGCAGATGATGAAGTCCGCAATGGCTATcaccaaggagggcgagcgcGCGCTGAAACGGCTGCAACCGCTCTGGGACAGCCAGGTTGAGAAGCACGGTGACACATTCAAGGACATCATTGCGGACAACG ACGACATTGCGGAGAAACGGCGAGTCCTTGAAGAGCTCTTGTACGACTTTGAGGATTTCTTGGACCTGGAAAGTTTCGACTCATCCAAGTTCGCCGAGGTCCAGACCGCAGCCAGATCGTTCGCTCTAGACGTGCTGGACTCGATCAAAAGGATGAAGATTGAAACCAAAACTCCCACAACTCCGGTCTCGGCGTTTCCACCGCTGCCTCCATTGCCTCCTTTGCCGCCGTTACCAGCACAGCCTCAGAAACTCGCCTCCCAGCCCGGAcaggcgccgccgtcgcgaaGCGGCAGCCAGGCCAGCGCCAATTTCTCCCTGTTTCCTGTCGTTGCACGACAGCAGCCGAAACGGACTGCGACCAGAAGCTCACACGGGTCATCAGATGGAGCGACGCCACGCAGGAACTCGTCCGTCGCCAGGTCCGCTGCTTCTGACACTAGATCTTCGCACGTGTACTCATCCAGCAATCAAGATACGACAAGCACGACTGTCTCGGCAGCCATCAATGGCAGGGAAGAGTATCGATCATCGTCCCCCGATGTTCTCGGGGAGGAACTGAACCAACTCAGGATCATCACATCACAGGAACCACCGCCACACCCATGGACATCCAACTGGATCGAGGAACAAACTTCAGTCCCGAGGCCCCGTCGCCATGTACGAGGAAGTATACCGGAGGACTCGGCCGTGACAAACCATACACTGAGCGATAGCACGACTGCTGCTCGTTTCAACAAATACGGCCTCGACAATAGCATCACTCCGCAAAGCTCTGTCTTCGATCCCACCAGTCCCTCCACTACAAATCGAACATCGGTGAACTCAGATTCACCGACACAATCGTCCAGCGGACCGTCGCCCAAACTACCTGTGAGCGAGATGCGATTATCCTCACTAGCGGCGATTCACTTCGGGCCGACCGTTTCCATGGGCCTCCAGCCCCAGGGTCACTTCAGTGACGGTCTGATGTTGGCCGACGAGCAGGCGGTTTCGGAAACGAGCACCCAGCGCCACAGGTCCATATCAACTCTCgcgaaggaggaggattGTTCGATCGGGCCGAAGAGCTCCTTCCACCAGCTCAAGGGCTTCTGCGAGGGCGCGCAGTCGTTCCGCCGGGGGGGATACTGGAATGGCCTCAAGCAGGCCATGGCATATGTTAGCAACAACTCGTCCCCGGTCTCCGTGGTTCGGCGCGGCATCCTCGCTTGA
- a CDS encoding MFS transporter, whose protein sequence is MNNNKHTQEPVDSSRRTSSDQRDEDIEEYADIIPARSKSHNREIPGDSVLSKLPSGVLNFQDDPVSRHQSHAEIPYEAYNRFSKHRKHVIVAVISWCGLLSPISSTAVLSALPEVASEYKTTGDIISLSNALYLVFMAISPCFWGPLSQVYGRKWTCAVTASLFLGCSIGTALSPNIAAFFVFRMLTAFAGTSFLVTGPAVIGDLYHPTGRATAMGWFLSGTLIGPTVGPVLGGIIVTYTSWRAIFWLQTALAGVGVGGALFLMPETLQELKSAELKGLPMSKKIGVLWGMTNPIRVIRLFRFPNLVLVAIASGSLVWNMYGMLTPIRYVLNPRFSLTSPAQSGLFYLAPGCGYLAGTLVGGRYADYTVRRWIAERHGRRISEDRLRSCIPFLGAALPCCMLIYGWTVQQRAGGVAVPVVFMFLGGVSQLFCFPSLNTYCLDVIQGRSAEVIAGNFMVRYLFGAAGSAVVLPAIKKIGVGWFSTISAAFLVIGSLSVLAVALWGRSWRTRIDEKTTSSK, encoded by the exons AtgaacaacaacaaacacACGCAAGAGCCTGTGGACTCTTCCCGGAGGACGTCGTCAGATCAGCGAGATGAGGATATCGAGGAGTATGCGGATATTATTCCCGCGAGATCAAAAAGCCACAACAGAG AAATCCCGGGCGATTCGGTGCTATCAAAGCTGCCCTCAGGGGTTCTAAACTTCCAAGACGACCCAGTCTCGCGTCACCAATCCCATGCCGAGATTCCCTATGAAGCCTACAATCGCTTCTCAAAACACCGCAAGCACGTCATCGTTGCTGTGATATCGTGGTGCGGCTTGCTGTCGCCTATTTCCAGCACGGCGGTGCTGTCGGCTTTGCCTGAAGTCGCCTCAGAGTACAAGACGACCGGAGACATCATCAGTCTTAGCAATGCGTTGTATCTCGTCTTCATGGCTATCAGTCCATGTTTTTGGGGTCCTTTGAGCCAGGTGTACGGGCGGAAATGG ACCTGTGCAGTCACGGCATCGTTGTTCTTGGGATGTTCCATCGGCACTGCTCTGAGCCCAAacatcgccgccttcttcgtcttccgaATGCTCACCGCATTCGCCGGAACCTCATTCCTCGTCACGGGCCCGGCTGTCATCGGCGACCTGTATCATCCGACGGGACGCGCCACCGCCATGGGATGGTTCCTGTCCGGCACTCTGATCGGACCGACCGTCGGACCGGTCCTTGGCGGCATCATCGTGACTTATACATCGTGGCGCGCCATCTTTTGGCTCCAGACTGCCCTCGCCGGTGTCGgtgtcggcggcgccttgtTCCTCATGCCGGAGACGTTGCAGGAACTCAAGAGCGCGGAGCTAAAAGGTCTACCAATGTCCAAAAAGATCGGCGTGCTTTGGGGGATGACCAATCCTATCAGAGTCATCCGGCTCTTCCGCTTCCCGAACCTCGTCCTCGTAGCGATCGCCAGCGGCTCGCTCGTTTGGAACATGTACGGCATGCTGACCCCCATTCGATACGTCCTCAACCCACGCTTCTCCCTCACCTCGCCCGCCCAATCCGGCCTCTTCTATCTCGCCCCGGGATGCGGCTACCTCGCCGGTACGCTTGTCGGCGGACGGTATGCGGATTACACGGTCCGACGCTGGATAGCGGAGCGTCACGGACGACGGATATCCGAAGACCGGCTTCGCTCCTGCATACCTTtcctcggcgcggccctACCCTGCTGCATGCTCATCTACGGCTGGACCGTCCAACAGCGCGCCGGAGGTGTCGCCGTGCCCGTCGTCTTCATGTTTCTCGGAGGGGTGTCGCAGCTCTTCTGCTTTCCGAGCCTCAACACCTACTGCCTGGACGTGATCCAGGGTCGGAGTGCGGAGGTGATAGCGGGCAACTTCATGGTGAGGTATCTTTTCGGTGCTGCCGGATCGGCTGTGGTGCTCCCAGCCATCAAGAAAATCGGCGTCGGTTGGTTCAGCACCATTTCAGCGGCTTTTCTAGTCATCGGATCGCTGAGCGTCTTGGCCGTGGCGCTATGGGGTAGAAGTTGGCGTACTCGGATTGATGAAAAGACAACATCTTCGAAATAG
- a CDS encoding Polysaccharide deacetylase — translation MHFAAVVTSLLVVGAAAGPFRRQFTSNKFSNNTSLALPTRIPYGTVIDSCTVKDTFALTFDDGPFTYTNHVLDLLAEAQVRATFFVTGSLLSDIREQKAVIQRMLDEGHQVGHHTWSHADLATTSDKDVVTQMTKLEDAFFDIIGKCPTYMRPPYFSWNSATLSIMKDLKYHVIRADIDTFDWKYSSYGNLTGLTLFENGIDAGGTLTLCHDVQKNTAEVLLPELLRVMKENNLNGVPVGECLGDPEANWYRTERIVPVQGLAPLPHGTGSI, via the exons ATGCATTTCGCCGCTGTCGTTACATCGCTCCTTGTAGTGGGCGCAGCTGCTGGCCCATTCCGCCGTCAGTTCACGAGCAACAAATTTAGCAATAACACATCCCTCGCTTTGCCCACTCGAATTCCTTATGGTACAGTCATCGACAGCTGTACTGTCAAAGACACATTTGCCCTCACCTTTGATGACGGCCCGTTCACGTACACCAACCACgttctcgacctcctcgccgaggctcAGGTCAGAGCTACCTTTTTCGTTACCGGCAGTCTCTTGAGCGACATCAGGGAACAGAAGGCTGTCATCCAGCGcatgctcgacgagggccaCCAAGTCGGCCACCACACCTGGAGCCATGCCGACCTCGCTACAACCAGCGACAAAGACGTGGTTACGCAGATGACCAAGCTGGAGGACGCCTTCTTTGACATCATTGGGAAATGTCCCACATACATGCGTCCTCCCTACTTCAGCTGGAACAGCGCCACTCTGTCTATAATGAAGGATCTCAAATACCACGTTATCCGTGCCGATATCGACACGTTCGACTGGAAATACAGCTCGTACGGGAACCTTACCGGTCTCACGCTTTTCGAGAATGGCATCGACGCTGGGGGCACCCTCACTTTGTGCCACGAT GTCCAAAAAAACACCGCCGAGGTTCTGCTGCCCGAGCTCCTGCGCGTCATGAAGGAAAATAACCTAAACGGAGTCCCCGTTGGCGAATGCCTTGGCGATCCCGAGGCCAACTGGTACAGGACCGAGCGCATCGTCCCTGTTCAAGGTCTAGCACCACTGCCTCATGGAACGGGTTCAATATGA
- a CDS encoding Subtilase — protein MRIALVLQWLTAISSCHVITDRTSHSPVEVDKRTLNSVQIAGGRGNWACGAEELNKLQDFIDNAQQLARNAANALGVGGSENSAAYLKWFGQANANARTRIAIKTNNYESVITDLRFPDGTFIFSRQKLDPKGLSFVCWPQSDRHCQMGYIAGVMPAGYHPGFNTVFKGPILAMCPRFFNLPSQDEVVKALTQESPTLMLTAGLTLLHEMQHVNLTTGDERLCDDQIEMSKTHGQGFGCYDIKCTTSIPDEAKIKNAQNYAFFALDVTAFPHRGKQTDEGKSCVVGGLGKRVLVEAPGNHKRARRSVDGMFRFNNDTMKPSSWVSSTLRSSSLARSSSSQQQSSSMLPSSTLHPAPRPSSTQTPAPTATPEVVHVSDGETVTAVVGAVVVAGVGGGLVLVPSGALLPIPAGSTAVVSASTAANGAQEYELEEQKDDNNVPTPSASLSRPASETPTSSADLCSLAPGSTLGPEPATPDAPGFTFRDFLLLPGPEPTAFSTMSEPPTTANTTTSALPASTTHGSGVVVSSITRPDTSATVAPVACYNFDVNTYGYCCPGPGNPCENDRGDCYFDGESVSGGSTGVVPDGARCPPPPGAQLCRGPCEQ, from the exons ATGCGCATCGCACTCGTCCTGCAATGGCTCACGGCGATCAGCAGTTGCCATGTCATCACCGACAGAACTTCCCACAGTCCCGTTGAGGTAGACAAGCGAACGTTGAATTCTGTCCAGATAGCAGGTGGCAGAGGAAACTGGGCATGCGGAGCCGAGGAACTCAATAAGCTGCAGGACTTCATCGACAATGCACAGCAGCTGGCTCGGAACGCGGCGAACGCCCTGGGCGTGGGGGGTTCTGAGAATTCAGCCGCGTATCTGAAATGGTTTGGACAAG CTAATGCAAACGCCCGGACACGAATCGCAATCAAGACAAACAACTACGAGTCGGTAATCACCGACCTACGATTCCCCGATGGCACATTCATATTCAGCAGGCAGAAGCTGGATCCTAAGGGGCTGTCGTTTGTCTGCTGGCCGCAGTCCGACCGGCACTGCCAGATGGGATACATCGCCGGCGTAATGCCCGCCGGCTACCACCCGGGATTCAATACCGTTTTTAAGGGGCCTATTCTGGCCATGTGTCCGCGGTTCTTCAATCTCCCCTCGCAAGATGAGGTAGTCAAGGCTCTGACTCAGGAGTCGCCGACACTGATGCTGACGGCAGGGCTTACCCTCCTTCACGAGATGCAACACGTCAATCTGACGACGGGGGATGAGAGACTATGCGATGATCAGATCGAAATGAGTAAAACTCACGGCCAGGGCTTCGGATGTTACGACATCAAGTG TACAACGTCAATCCCCGACGAGGCCAAAATCAAGAACGCTCAAAACTATGCTTTCTTCGCCCTCGATGTCACTGCTTTCCCCCACCGGGGCAAACAGACCGATGAGGGTAAGTCTTGCGTTGTCGGAGGCTTGGGGAAGAGAGTGCTCGTTGAGGCGCCTGGGAATCATAAGCGGGCTCGTCGAAGCGTCGATGGCATGTTCAGATTCAACAACGATACGATGAAACCTAGCAGCTGGGTTTCATCCACGCTGCGGTCTTCGTCATTGGCCcgatcctcctcctcccagcaACAATCTTCCTCGATGCTTCCCTCTTCCACGCTTCACCCAGCTCCTCGCCCATCGTCGACTCAGACCCCGGCACCGACGGCAACTCCAGAGGTAGTCCACGTGAGCGATGGCGAGACAGTAACCGCCGTCGTAggagccgtcgtcgttgccgggGTTGGAGGCGGTCTTGTTCTCGTTCCGTCCGGagccctcctccccatccccgCCGGATCCACAGCCGTTGTCAGCGCCAGCACAGCCGCCAACGGAGCCCAAGAATACGAGTTGGAAGAGCAGAAAGACGACAACAACGTTCCTACTCCCTCTGCTTCACTGAGCCGCCCGGCCTCCGAGACTCCTACGTCCTCGGCTGATCTCTGCTCCCTCGCTCCGGGCTCGACTCTCGGGCCGGAGCCGGCCACGCCCGACGCCCCGGGCTTCACGTTCAGGGATTTCCTCTTGCTGCCTGGGCCCGAACCGACCGCTTTCTCGACAATGTCGGAGCCACCCACCACAGCGAACACAACGACATCGGCCCTGCCTGCTTCGACGACGCACGGCAGCGGGGTCGTAGTGTCCAGCATAACGAGACCCGATACCTCTGCAACAGTGGCTCCTGTTGCTTGTTACAACTTCGACGTCAACACGTACGGCTATTGCTGTCCTGGGCCGGGTAACCCCTGCGAGAACGATAGAGGTGATTGTTACTTTGATGGGGAGAGCGTTTCTGGTGGGTCTACTGGTGTCGTGCCGGATGGCGCGCGAtgcccgcctcctcccggTGCTCAGCTTTGTAGAGGTCCATGCGAGCAATAG